From Flavobacterium lipolyticum, one genomic window encodes:
- a CDS encoding ArsR/SmtB family transcription factor — MEIRRDVFQAIADPTRRAILSLVAIQSMTPGVIAENFNSSRQTISKHIQILTECELLEQTQNGREIYYVTNARKMKEVADFIEPFRQMWDDRFNKLESIMKNYKPKE; from the coding sequence ATGGAAATTCGTAGAGATGTATTTCAGGCAATTGCCGACCCTACCCGAAGGGCAATCTTAAGCTTAGTAGCTATCCAGTCAATGACTCCGGGAGTTATTGCTGAAAATTTTAATTCTTCCAGACAAACTATTTCAAAACACATTCAAATATTAACGGAATGTGAACTTCTGGAGCAAACGCAAAATGGAAGGGAAATTTATTACGTAACTAATGCCAGAAAAATGAAAGAAGTTGCTGATTTTATAGAACCGTTCCGCCAAATGTGGGACGATCGTTTTAACAAACTGGAAAGTATCATGAAAAACTATAAACCGAAAGAATAA
- a CDS encoding SRPBCC domain-containing protein: MERKTKITAEEGQQDLLITREFDLPLKLLFTAYTEPEIVEQWMGTKVLKLENKKYGGWQFETSDPKGNVVFKANGVIHEFFPEQKITRTFEMEGSPFPPQLEFLEFEAVTAETSLLKMHIIYRSAALRDQMLKLPFAQGINMAHNRLQEFAAKKLN; this comes from the coding sequence ATGGAACGAAAAACGAAAATTACTGCCGAAGAAGGTCAACAGGATTTACTAATTACAAGAGAGTTTGATCTTCCGCTGAAATTATTGTTCACGGCTTATACAGAGCCCGAAATTGTCGAACAATGGATGGGAACCAAAGTGCTAAAGCTGGAGAACAAAAAGTACGGAGGCTGGCAATTTGAAACTTCCGATCCTAAAGGGAATGTGGTTTTTAAAGCCAACGGAGTAATTCACGAGTTTTTTCCGGAGCAGAAAATCACAAGAACATTTGAAATGGAAGGCTCACCATTTCCACCTCAGCTTGAGTTTCTTGAATTTGAAGCCGTAACAGCTGAAACCAGTCTCTTAAAAATGCATATTATTTACAGATCTGCTGCACTTAGAGATCAGATGTTAAAACTGCCTTTTGCTCAGGGGATCAATATGGCTCACAACAGATTACAAGAATTCGCTGCCAAAAAATTGAACTAA
- a CDS encoding DoxX family protein has protein sequence MKKRDKIIYWVATLWLALGMTATGIVQMLKIKEQEGMIQHLGFPVYFLTLIGIWKLLGAAAILIPKFPLLKEWAYAGFFFTMTGAVFSHLVVGDHPKELFGPVLLIVLTIVSWQFRPLERKTVLAN, from the coding sequence ATGAAAAAAAGAGACAAAATCATCTATTGGGTTGCTACATTATGGCTGGCGTTAGGAATGACAGCAACAGGAATCGTACAAATGCTAAAAATAAAAGAACAGGAAGGCATGATACAGCATTTAGGGTTTCCGGTGTATTTTTTAACACTGATTGGTATTTGGAAATTATTAGGTGCCGCAGCTATCTTAATTCCTAAATTTCCATTACTAAAAGAGTGGGCTTATGCAGGCTTTTTCTTTACCATGACGGGTGCTGTTTTTTCGCATTTAGTGGTTGGAGACCATCCAAAAGAACTATTCGGTCCGGTATTACTAATTGTTTTGACTATTGTATCCTGGCAGTTCAGGCCTTTAGAAAGAAAGACCGTTTTAGCAAATTAG
- a CDS encoding DUF4256 domain-containing protein — translation MKNKLSTAQSEELLKVLQIRFENNMKRHAGLEWKNVQQKLEANPGKLWSLDEMERTEGEPDVVGFDENTGEFIFFDCSAESPKGRRSLCFDHEALEKRKEHKPAGSAVNMAEEMGIELLDEVQYKELQKLGKFDAKTSSWIVTPSEIRKLGGALFSDFRYNTVFVYHNGAESYYAARGFRGSLRV, via the coding sequence ATGAAAAACAAACTATCAACAGCACAAAGTGAAGAATTATTGAAAGTACTACAAATCCGTTTTGAGAACAATATGAAGAGACACGCAGGTCTCGAGTGGAAAAATGTTCAGCAAAAACTGGAGGCAAATCCGGGGAAACTCTGGTCACTCGATGAGATGGAACGAACCGAAGGCGAGCCGGATGTTGTTGGATTTGATGAGAATACGGGAGAATTTATTTTCTTCGATTGTTCTGCTGAAAGTCCAAAAGGCCGAAGAAGTCTGTGTTTTGATCATGAGGCACTGGAAAAAAGAAAAGAACACAAACCTGCCGGAAGTGCTGTAAATATGGCCGAAGAGATGGGAATTGAACTTTTAGATGAAGTACAGTACAAAGAACTTCAAAAACTGGGTAAGTTTGATGCCAAAACTTCAAGCTGGATTGTTACACCTTCTGAAATTCGCAAACTGGGTGGTGCGTTGTTCTCTGATTTTCGCTACAATACTGTATTTGTGTATCATAATGGCGCCGAATCTTATTATGCAGCCAGAGGTTTTAGAGGATCTTTGAGAGTTTAA
- a CDS encoding YdeI/OmpD-associated family protein — MNPKVDLYFENAEKWQKELEELRKIALDCQLTEELKWETACYTLHGNNVVLIHSFKEYCAFLFFKGALMKDTDGILIQQSENVQAARQIRFTSLDEIKAQKAILKTYIYQAIEIEKAGLKVKLKKTAEFEIAEEFQQKLDENKALKTAFKALTPGRQRAYLLYFSTPKQSKTRASRVENMTNQILEGKGLKD; from the coding sequence ATGAACCCTAAAGTTGATCTTTACTTTGAAAATGCTGAAAAATGGCAAAAAGAACTGGAAGAGTTACGAAAAATTGCGCTGGATTGTCAATTGACAGAAGAACTAAAATGGGAAACAGCCTGCTATACACTGCATGGTAATAATGTTGTTTTAATACACTCTTTTAAGGAGTATTGTGCTTTTCTGTTTTTTAAAGGAGCCTTAATGAAGGATACGGATGGAATTCTAATCCAGCAAAGTGAGAATGTCCAGGCCGCAAGACAAATTCGTTTTACGAGTCTTGACGAAATCAAAGCTCAAAAAGCAATCTTAAAAACGTATATTTATCAGGCCATTGAAATAGAAAAAGCCGGTTTGAAGGTAAAATTAAAGAAGACTGCCGAATTTGAGATCGCAGAAGAATTTCAACAAAAACTAGACGAAAACAAGGCTCTTAAAACTGCTTTTAAAGCTTTAACTCCAGGTCGTCAACGTGCTTATTTACTGTATTTCTCAACCCCAAAACAATCTAAAACGAGAGCGTCCAGGGTAGAAAACATGACCAATCAGATTCTTGAGGGAAAAGGATTGAAAGACTGA
- a CDS encoding NUDIX hydrolase, with protein sequence MEKQMFFSVKALIIKNDTFLAVYNLVRGIKIWDLPGGRMEFGETAEETLKREIKEELNVEIRPVKVIDTWNYLPADNCQITGIIYYSELITNQIKLSEEHDGYEWIAFEQAEAFFTKDFLLDQIQLWDWNSIKNDAVRFTKSIK encoded by the coding sequence ATGGAAAAACAAATGTTCTTTTCAGTAAAGGCTTTGATTATAAAAAACGATACTTTTTTAGCGGTTTATAACCTTGTAAGGGGGATTAAAATATGGGATTTACCCGGTGGCAGAATGGAATTTGGAGAGACCGCCGAAGAAACCTTGAAAAGAGAAATTAAAGAAGAGTTAAATGTTGAAATCAGGCCTGTGAAAGTAATTGACACCTGGAATTACCTGCCGGCCGATAATTGTCAGATCACAGGGATCATTTACTACAGTGAACTCATTACAAATCAAATCAAATTATCAGAGGAACACGACGGCTATGAATGGATTGCATTTGAACAGGCAGAGGCTTTTTTTACAAAAGATTTTCTGTTAGACCAAATTCAACTATGGGATTGGAATTCAATTAAAAATGATGCCGTTAGATTTACTAAATCCATTAAGTAG
- a CDS encoding VOC family protein gives MEDQKNQTNPSSSDPTPKVTGVGGIFFFSENPKETRDWYAKNLGLEVNDWGSTFESRKIDAPEVVESLQWSPFKKDDAYFSPSKKEFMINYRVQHIEALVKQLKENGVTVLDDIATYDYGKFVHIMDTEGNKIELWEPA, from the coding sequence ATGGAAGACCAAAAAAATCAAACCAACCCCTCCTCTTCTGACCCAACACCAAAAGTAACCGGAGTGGGAGGTATTTTCTTTTTTTCAGAAAACCCAAAGGAAACCAGAGATTGGTATGCTAAAAACTTAGGGCTTGAAGTTAACGATTGGGGATCTACTTTTGAATCCAGAAAAATAGATGCTCCTGAGGTCGTAGAATCTCTTCAATGGAGCCCGTTTAAAAAGGATGATGCGTATTTCTCTCCTTCCAAAAAAGAGTTTATGATTAATTATCGCGTACAGCATATTGAAGCTCTTGTCAAACAGCTAAAAGAAAATGGTGTAACGGTACTTGATGATATTGCTACCTACGATTATGGAAAGTTTGTTCACATTATGGATACTGAAGGCAACAAAATTGAGCTTTGGGAGCCGGCATAG
- a CDS encoding serine hydrolase, with translation MKKVTRLFTLMLFICYASTPLYSQITSEKIDLLMQDALEKFKVAGASIAVVKDGKVIHQKGYGVASIETKKAVNESTNFQIASNSKAFTTAALSILEDEGKLKWTDKVKDHLPKFKMYNDYVTENFNIQDLLTHRSGLGLGVGDLMFFPDGSNFTINDVLTSFQYFKPVSAFRTKFDYDNLLYLVAGELISKVSGMTYEDFIQTRIIDPLQMNNSFAQSDRIKDKSNLAVSHSSESGTIKRIDGFGIQINGAAGGIISNAADMAKWMTLCLNKGQYGSDLKSTLFSVKNHNEMWRIHTVEEVDRDPRYNSHFSGYGLGWGLTDVKGNLKVSHTGGLPGMLSIVMMYPDLNLGIVILTNTENGGGGLFTAVTNTISDSYLGLDDFGWTNKIVEWMKQGRNTGDDVTKNVWEKVKLAKNVKVKNEDFTGVYTDNWFGEIEVFEKNKQLWFRSYRSPKLNGPMAFYNANTFAIKWEYQAMNCDAFAMFSLDETGKAQSIKMKGISPNIDFSFDFQDLDLKRVNK, from the coding sequence ATGAAAAAAGTAACTCGTCTGTTTACATTAATGCTCTTTATTTGTTACGCTTCTACCCCACTCTATTCGCAAATTACATCTGAAAAAATAGATCTTTTAATGCAGGACGCTTTGGAGAAATTTAAAGTGGCAGGGGCCTCAATTGCTGTTGTTAAAGATGGAAAAGTAATTCACCAAAAAGGATATGGTGTTGCCTCTATCGAAACAAAAAAAGCCGTAAATGAAAGCACAAATTTTCAAATAGCCTCCAACAGCAAAGCTTTCACAACTGCAGCGCTCTCTATTCTTGAAGACGAAGGCAAATTGAAATGGACAGATAAAGTAAAAGACCATCTTCCAAAGTTTAAGATGTATAATGATTATGTTACAGAGAATTTTAACATCCAGGATTTGCTAACACATCGCAGCGGACTTGGATTGGGTGTGGGTGATTTGATGTTTTTCCCTGACGGCTCCAATTTTACAATAAATGATGTTCTAACTAGTTTTCAATATTTTAAACCGGTATCTGCTTTTCGAACTAAGTTTGATTATGACAATTTATTGTATCTCGTAGCGGGAGAATTAATTTCTAAAGTAAGTGGTATGACTTACGAAGATTTTATACAAACCCGAATTATTGATCCTTTGCAAATGAACAATTCTTTTGCACAAAGCGACAGGATAAAGGATAAAAGCAATCTGGCTGTATCACATTCGTCAGAATCCGGAACTATAAAACGAATTGATGGATTCGGAATACAGATAAACGGTGCCGCCGGAGGAATCATTTCTAACGCAGCCGATATGGCAAAATGGATGACTTTATGCCTAAATAAAGGTCAGTATGGAAGCGACTTGAAATCAACACTATTTTCTGTGAAAAATCATAACGAAATGTGGCGCATCCATACCGTTGAAGAAGTAGATCGTGATCCGAGATATAATTCACATTTTAGTGGTTACGGTCTGGGTTGGGGATTAACTGATGTGAAAGGAAATCTAAAAGTTTCTCATACAGGAGGTTTACCAGGAATGCTATCCATTGTTATGATGTACCCGGATCTAAACTTAGGCATCGTGATTTTAACCAACACAGAGAATGGCGGTGGCGGGCTCTTTACTGCCGTTACCAATACTATCTCTGACAGTTATTTAGGCCTGGACGATTTTGGCTGGACCAATAAAATTGTGGAATGGATGAAACAAGGTAGAAATACAGGAGATGACGTTACCAAGAATGTTTGGGAAAAAGTAAAATTGGCAAAAAATGTGAAAGTAAAAAACGAAGACTTTACTGGCGTTTATACTGACAATTGGTTTGGAGAAATTGAAGTCTTTGAAAAAAACAAACAGTTATGGTTCAGATCCTATCGTTCACCAAAATTAAATGGTCCTATGGCTTTTTATAATGCTAATACATTTGCCATAAAATGGGAATATCAGGCTATGAATTGTGATGCCTTTGCGATGTTTTCACTGGATGAAACCGGTAAAGCACAATCAATTAAAATGAAAGGCATCTCTCCTAATATTGATTTCAGTTTTGACTTTCAGGATCTGGATCTAAAAAGAGTGAATAAATAA
- a CDS encoding FAD-dependent oxidoreductase, whose amino-acid sequence MHTIENAEGNWTICPECQGRGKKSQRLSKKVRLQYQIALENFEKSKDSGVPPTRPKAHLNVCLHCDGSGLIPSEHPTIIDQENFPHVAIIGAGIGGVALAVACLHRGIPFTLYERDTNFDTRSQGYGLTLQQASKAIEGFGIFSLEEKVISTRHLVHTPEGKVIGEWGIRKWIPSDTKTAPKRTNMHIARQYLRSALLKQLGTNDIVQWGHQLLDFKESEDQSISLNFEVNGKIKSAKADLIVGADGIRSTVRKLLIGDDVTPLRYLGCIVILGICPLKALNGLDHNLLDSATVFQTANGNERIYMMPYTEDSVMWQLSFPMSEDEAKILSAQGPKALKKEACRRTQWHAPIPQILSATLEAQISGYPVYDRELLRPELLAKNKLATLIGDAAHPMSPFKGQGANQALLDALSLARAIVRECRPLSNWREAGIRESVLTEFESEMLVRSAAKVKGSADAAEFLHSEIVLHEGDEPRGRCLKNK is encoded by the coding sequence ATACATACGATCGAAAATGCAGAAGGAAACTGGACTATTTGTCCCGAATGTCAGGGACGCGGTAAAAAAAGCCAAAGACTCAGCAAGAAAGTACGGCTTCAGTATCAGATAGCGCTGGAAAACTTTGAAAAATCGAAGGACTCAGGAGTTCCTCCTACTCGTCCTAAAGCGCATCTGAATGTCTGTCTCCACTGTGACGGATCGGGATTGATTCCTTCGGAACATCCTACTATTATTGACCAAGAAAACTTCCCGCATGTCGCTATAATTGGAGCCGGTATTGGAGGAGTTGCATTGGCTGTCGCTTGTCTGCACCGCGGAATTCCTTTTACTCTTTACGAACGCGATACTAACTTTGATACCCGATCACAAGGTTATGGTCTCACTTTGCAACAAGCCAGTAAAGCCATTGAAGGATTTGGTATTTTCTCTTTAGAAGAAAAGGTCATTTCAACCAGACATTTGGTACATACTCCGGAAGGAAAAGTAATTGGGGAATGGGGTATTCGAAAATGGATTCCGTCGGATACCAAAACAGCTCCGAAGCGAACGAATATGCATATTGCGCGACAATATTTGCGTTCAGCATTACTGAAACAGCTTGGGACAAATGATATCGTACAATGGGGACATCAGCTCCTAGATTTTAAGGAATCCGAAGACCAAAGTATTTCCTTAAACTTTGAAGTAAATGGCAAAATCAAAAGTGCTAAAGCTGACCTCATCGTTGGAGCTGATGGCATTCGCAGTACGGTACGAAAACTATTAATTGGTGACGATGTTACTCCTTTGCGTTATCTGGGATGTATTGTGATATTAGGCATTTGTCCGTTAAAGGCTCTTAATGGACTTGATCATAATTTGCTCGACTCGGCAACTGTGTTTCAAACGGCTAACGGCAATGAGCGAATTTATATGATGCCTTATACAGAAGATTCTGTAATGTGGCAGCTGAGTTTTCCAATGTCCGAAGACGAGGCTAAAATATTGAGCGCGCAAGGACCAAAAGCGTTAAAAAAAGAGGCTTGTCGAAGAACACAATGGCATGCCCCTATTCCACAAATTTTATCGGCAACTTTAGAGGCGCAAATTTCAGGTTATCCGGTATACGACCGTGAATTACTTCGTCCTGAATTATTAGCCAAAAACAAACTGGCTACATTGATTGGGGACGCTGCACATCCGATGAGCCCTTTCAAAGGACAAGGCGCTAATCAGGCACTGTTAGATGCGCTTTCTTTGGCTCGCGCAATCGTAAGAGAATGCAGACCGCTATCCAACTGGAGAGAGGCAGGAATAAGAGAAAGTGTACTGACTGAGTTTGAATCCGAGATGCTTGTGCGAAGTGCTGCCAAAGTAAAAGGCTCTGCTGATGCTGCTGAATTCCTGCATTCTGAAATTGTACTTCACGAAGGCGATGAACCAAGAGGCAGATGTTTAAAGAATAAATAA
- a CDS encoding DUF4465 domain-containing protein, translating to MKKVLYFLTVGLILGLSSCSNDENLLNSESGSAAVKSSGLTSKSAVTDPSIGTTSTLNLTSSLLTSGTSTTGGKYWQNTYVANTNLTVDIFKFSHSGTSSGYNYWDGFIVSNVNDITNYGSGAGTGGSNGWVANQWGTMAGSGFGTSSTIAAGTPGTTGDPYIVAYWSSYTDPKNPQGTTFSETSFSNWIKIGNTGLYNVKGLKINMHPWPYYGCLYGDGFAQAFSSGDHFELLIYGVDSSGTITAPITQSLADYTGGSLVMPTGWINVSATALQGLGDVKYLVFQMASTDSHPVYGMNTAAYFCLDKLSVKRIQ from the coding sequence ATGAAAAAAGTACTTTATTTTTTGACAGTAGGTTTGATTCTGGGACTTTCGTCCTGTAGCAATGATGAAAATCTATTAAATAGCGAAAGCGGCAGTGCAGCGGTTAAAAGCTCAGGCTTAACTTCTAAAAGCGCAGTGACCGATCCTTCGATAGGAACGACTTCTACGCTTAACCTGACAAGTTCTTTATTGACCAGCGGAACATCAACAACAGGAGGGAAGTATTGGCAAAATACTTATGTGGCAAATACCAATTTAACAGTTGACATATTTAAATTTTCACATAGCGGAACATCATCAGGTTACAACTATTGGGATGGTTTTATTGTATCCAATGTAAATGATATTACCAATTACGGTTCAGGAGCAGGTACCGGCGGATCTAACGGTTGGGTAGCCAATCAGTGGGGTACTATGGCAGGAAGTGGTTTCGGAACTTCTTCTACTATTGCGGCAGGTACTCCGGGTACAACAGGAGATCCGTACATCGTAGCCTACTGGTCAAGTTATACAGATCCTAAAAATCCACAGGGAACTACTTTTAGTGAGACAAGTTTCTCTAACTGGATTAAAATTGGAAATACAGGATTGTATAATGTAAAAGGATTAAAAATCAACATGCACCCATGGCCTTATTATGGTTGTTTGTATGGAGACGGTTTTGCTCAGGCCTTTTCTTCAGGAGATCACTTTGAATTGTTAATTTACGGAGTAGATTCAAGCGGAACTATTACTGCACCAATTACACAATCACTGGCTGATTACACAGGAGGTTCTTTAGTAATGCCAACAGGATGGATAAATGTAAGTGCTACAGCACTTCAAGGTCTGGGAGATGTAAAATACCTTGTTTTTCAAATGGCTTCAACAGATTCACATCCCGTATACGGAATGAATACTGCGGCTTACTTCTGTTTAGACAAGCTGTCTGTAAAAAGAATTCAATAA
- a CDS encoding cell surface protein, translating to MYHPIFKNCQSLLLLIAVLSLTNCSDDNASNENSNPTPVSSDLAFSMQRFTITTLNPTISATAEATYNWTITKASSESYALSTTTAKELLFAAAEAGVYELAVTVNDKGSVQTQKVVVTVTKETKEYKTYISKVFEFKPAPGQFVNDLPIANDGDTPERILSRANTYLAKKTGDLVSLGAFGGYVVFGFDHTIVNVKGKRDFRILGNAFWAEANPNPNSTMRGGSSEAGVIMVAYDTNKNGLPDDQWYEIEGGGHKMPKTIQNYEITYYRPDPNKIPVSGGTTGTVGFVDMEYILWKDNQGKSGYLVQNNAYNHSLDYWPKWLKDQSSITYKGTRLSDNAVDESGTGSYFVQYAFLYGYADNAPNNDDDSAIDINWAVDEKGNKVMLPGIDFVKVYNGLNQQAGWLGETSTEIMGATDLHLSGESIPTR from the coding sequence ATGTACCATCCTATTTTCAAAAACTGCCAATCCTTATTGTTGCTTATTGCAGTACTCTCCTTAACCAATTGTTCTGATGATAATGCATCAAATGAAAATAGCAATCCGACGCCTGTTAGTTCAGATTTAGCTTTTAGTATGCAGAGATTTACAATTACGACTTTAAATCCAACGATCAGCGCAACAGCAGAAGCTACTTACAATTGGACCATCACAAAAGCATCTTCAGAAAGTTATGCACTAAGTACTACTACAGCAAAGGAACTTTTATTTGCGGCAGCAGAAGCAGGAGTCTATGAATTGGCCGTTACTGTAAATGACAAAGGAAGTGTACAAACTCAAAAAGTAGTTGTTACCGTTACAAAAGAAACGAAGGAGTATAAAACCTATATCTCAAAAGTATTTGAATTTAAACCGGCACCCGGGCAGTTTGTAAACGATCTGCCTATTGCTAATGACGGAGATACTCCTGAAAGAATTTTATCAAGAGCCAATACTTATCTGGCTAAGAAAACCGGTGATCTGGTTTCATTGGGGGCTTTTGGCGGTTATGTTGTTTTTGGATTCGATCATACCATTGTTAATGTTAAGGGTAAACGTGATTTCAGAATTCTGGGTAATGCATTCTGGGCAGAGGCTAATCCAAATCCGAACAGTACCATGCGCGGCGGAAGCAGTGAAGCAGGAGTAATTATGGTTGCTTACGATACAAATAAAAACGGACTTCCGGACGATCAGTGGTACGAGATAGAAGGCGGTGGGCATAAGATGCCAAAAACGATTCAGAATTATGAAATAACGTATTACCGACCTGATCCCAATAAAATTCCGGTGTCGGGCGGAACTACAGGTACAGTAGGTTTTGTTGATATGGAGTATATTTTATGGAAAGACAATCAGGGGAAAAGTGGTTATCTGGTTCAGAATAATGCTTACAATCATTCTTTAGATTACTGGCCAAAATGGCTTAAAGACCAATCTTCTATCACTTATAAAGGAACAAGACTATCCGATAACGCAGTTGATGAAAGCGGAACGGGAAGTTATTTTGTGCAGTATGCTTTTTTATACGGATATGCAGATAATGCTCCAAACAATGATGATGATTCGGCCATAGATATTAACTGGGCTGTGGACGAAAAAGGAAACAAAGTAATGCTTCCCGGAATCGATTTTGTGAAAGTGTACAATGGCCTTAATCAGCAGGCGGGATGGCTCGGAGAAACTTCGACAGAAATAATGGGGGCGACAGATTTGCATCTTTCAGGAGAAAGCATTCCTACGCGATAA